Proteins encoded in a region of the Athene noctua chromosome 4, bAthNoc1.hap1.1, whole genome shotgun sequence genome:
- the LOC141959805 gene encoding claudin-22-like — MALVYRPMMQLGGILFSLLGWVLSCLTTYLPQWKNLNLELNELEIWTMGLWQACVVQEEGGMQCKDFDSFLALPPELRFSRILMFFSNGSGFLGLLLSGFGLDCLKIGERQQEQKKRLLLFGGMLFWISGITAIVPVSWVAHSTVQEFWDENIPDIVPRWDFGEALFVGWLAGFCLLLGGALLNCTICSTEVHPSSVHYAVAEQQDQCQHLETETRP; from the coding sequence ATGGCCTTGGTCTATCGACCAATGATGCAGTTAGGTGGCATACTCTTCTCTCTGTTGGGATGGGTCCTATCCTGTCTCACTACCTACTTACCCCAGTGGAAGAACCTTAACTTGGAACTAAATGAACTGGAGATCTGGACCATGGGACTCTGGCAAGCTTGTGTTGTCCAGGAAGAAGGGGGAATGCAGTGCAAGGACTTCGATTCTTTCCTAGCTTTGCCTCCAGAGCTCAGGTTTTCTAggattttgatgtttttttccaaTGGATCGGGGTTTTTGGGCCTCTTGCTCTCAGGATTTGGGTTGGACTGTTTGAAAATTGGTGAAAGACAACAGGAACAAAAGAAACGGCTGTTGCTGTTTGGAGGAATGCTCTTCTGGATATCGGGGATTACAGCTATTGTCCCAGTTTCTTGGGTTGCCCATTCCACAGTCCAGGAATTTTGGGATGAGAATATACCAGATATTGTTCCCAGGTGGGATTTTGGGGAAGCATTATTTGTTGGCTGGCTTGCTGGATTTTGTCTTCTATTAGGAGGAGCCTTACTTAATTGCACAATCTGTTCAACTGAAGTCCATCCATCTTCGGTCCATTATGCAGTAGCAGAACAGCAAGATCAGTGTCAACACTTGGAAACTGAAACTAGGCCTTAA